A genomic stretch from Hyalangium ruber includes:
- a CDS encoding ParA family protein has product MPVSSICFFNNKGGVGKTTLACNVASYIAQQKNRKVLVVDADPQCNATQLVLPEGITVPLYSQGIAGINSLRDVLSPISAGDASLVPPFVPAPPETNRFGISILPGHPSVALLEDKLSQSWTEFVGGGLGGARVSNWNTQFLQHVSSQYDIIIYDVGPSLGALNRSVLIGVDFFVAPMGCDIFSLIGIDNIANWIERWHRQYDQSYSMTLENEKENLLKYQVKTSSAKMSRFLGYTVQQYITKTIRAERRPTAAYEAIMQEIPKRIENKLGSVTAKPLSSERLRLGDVPHMFSLVPLAQTAHAPIYGLTRNDGLSGGQFSQHEEYKTFIAQLSDSLLHNLTDAQGVSA; this is encoded by the coding sequence ATGCCGGTTTCAAGCATCTGCTTCTTCAACAACAAGGGAGGGGTCGGGAAGACCACTCTGGCCTGCAATGTGGCATCCTACATTGCTCAACAAAAAAACAGGAAAGTGTTGGTTGTAGACGCCGACCCACAGTGCAATGCCACGCAACTTGTTCTTCCCGAAGGAATCACAGTGCCCCTGTACAGCCAAGGCATTGCTGGGATCAACAGCCTGCGAGACGTTCTTAGCCCAATCAGCGCAGGCGATGCTTCACTGGTGCCGCCATTTGTGCCCGCGCCCCCTGAAACTAACCGATTCGGGATATCCATTTTGCCAGGGCATCCCTCTGTCGCTCTACTTGAAGACAAGCTAAGCCAGAGTTGGACCGAATTTGTGGGCGGCGGACTAGGAGGAGCGCGCGTCAGCAACTGGAATACGCAGTTCCTGCAACATGTGTCGTCGCAGTACGATATCATCATCTACGACGTAGGCCCAAGCCTTGGGGCACTAAACCGGTCGGTGCTAATTGGAGTGGATTTCTTTGTTGCCCCTATGGGGTGCGACATCTTTAGCCTGATAGGCATCGACAACATCGCAAACTGGATCGAACGCTGGCACAGGCAGTACGACCAATCATACTCAATGACGCTCGAAAACGAGAAGGAAAACCTGCTCAAGTATCAGGTAAAGACATCTTCGGCAAAAATGAGCCGGTTTCTTGGGTATACTGTCCAGCAGTACATCACGAAGACCATACGTGCTGAGCGCCGCCCCACAGCCGCATACGAAGCGATCATGCAGGAAATTCCGAAGCGGATCGAGAACAAACTGGGAAGCGTGACTGCAAAGCCACTCTCCAGCGAGAGGCTGCGACTCGGCGACGTCCCGCACATGTTCAGCTTGGTGCCTCTCGCTCAGACGGCGCATGCACCGATTTATGGCCTGACACGGAACGATGGCCTCTCGGGCGGCCAATTCAGTCAACACGAGGAGTACAAGACCTTCATCGCGCAACTCTCCGATTCACTCCTGCACAACCTGACCGACGCCCAAGGAGTTTCCGCTTGA
- a CDS encoding SIR2 family protein, with product MISWPIDLVEDIARRRTVLFLGAGVSKNSVNDKGERPKDWKEFLLHLAAQLPAGPQQDAVNLAISESDLLTACDLAKRYLRSDVFKKVVLAEYSDKRFQPAQIHDDIVALDSRFVVTTNFDKLYENRANQIQQNTVIVKNYYDTDVADVLRRDQRVVLKVHGSIDSVDRTVFTRSSYAQARNAHGGFYRMLGALFLTHTFIFLGASMRDPDIQLVLEDHAYKFPGSRPHYVVMPSGSVSQGVLEIMEESMNLRPILYDPTGHHAELAASLKALLAPVEDERERLTKTLDW from the coding sequence TTGATTTCCTGGCCCATCGATCTCGTCGAGGACATAGCACGCCGCCGAACGGTTCTGTTCTTGGGAGCAGGAGTGTCAAAGAATTCCGTCAATGACAAGGGAGAGCGTCCGAAGGACTGGAAAGAGTTTCTACTACACCTCGCGGCACAGTTGCCAGCAGGCCCGCAGCAAGATGCAGTCAACTTGGCGATCTCCGAATCAGACCTGCTGACGGCATGCGACCTCGCGAAGCGCTACTTGAGGTCCGATGTATTCAAGAAAGTCGTTCTCGCAGAGTATTCAGACAAGCGATTTCAGCCGGCCCAAATACACGATGATATCGTCGCCCTCGACTCTCGATTTGTGGTAACCACAAACTTCGACAAGCTCTACGAGAATCGAGCTAACCAGATCCAGCAGAACACCGTTATCGTAAAAAACTACTACGATACGGACGTTGCCGATGTCTTGAGACGGGACCAGCGCGTCGTACTGAAGGTTCACGGAAGCATCGATTCCGTCGATCGTACGGTCTTCACAAGAAGCTCATACGCTCAGGCGCGAAACGCACATGGTGGCTTCTATCGGATGCTTGGCGCGCTCTTCCTCACGCACACCTTCATCTTTCTCGGAGCGTCGATGCGCGACCCAGACATTCAGCTCGTGCTTGAGGACCACGCCTACAAGTTCCCTGGAAGCAGGCCACACTACGTCGTCATGCCATCAGGATCTGTTTCTCAAGGAGTGCTCGAGATTATGGAGGAGAGCATGAACCTTCGACCAATTCTCTACGATCCCACTGGGCATCATGCAGAATTGGCGGCATCCCTTAAGGCACTCCTCGCCCCAGTTGAAGACGAACGGGAGCGACTAACGAAGACATTGGACTGGTGA